The window AATACTGGTTTACAATAGCGTGAAATGTAATAGCCTTTCAGCATCTCAAGGAAACAGAGACATTAAAGTTTTTTGCTGACTTGTTTGTTATCGACACATATAAGTTAAAACAGTCAACATAGACCATCGAGCCAGATAAAATAAGCATCATGAACAAGATGGCTCCAAAGATATATAACTATAGACTACAGTATGAGAAATGGTTGGCCCGTCGTTGTTTTTGTAATGAGGCCTTAACCTACTTATGTAATTCTttcaatatttacatataaCTAATTTAACCTTCcaataaaaaatatctatataccTCATAGTTATGCtattaagttataaaaaaatgCTATTAAGCTTCTACATACaactatgtatttatttttttctcatcaACGGTGTCATGAGCTATTGGTGCcagcaacaaaaaaaactattaaatttcATTGCATGCTCTGGCATAGTCTATTAGTGGCGCTATTATCCCGACAATGAGGAATACTAAAGATGTATGCAATAGAAGTTATACCGATGAAGGCACAAAATGAGTTGCAAGACCACAAGCAAGCATTTCGGCCCCATCTAACCTAGCTCCAGTGAGGCCAACATACTCTCCTGAATAAAAAACATACATGGATGAGAAAAGCAGATAGGCTCAATATTAATTTTGTCTACATTCAAAAACAAATGAATTTTATTACCAAAAAATCCAGGGAGCCTTGACAAGAAGTATGAGGCGCCTACATCTGGAAAGAGGCCCAGTTCTGTCTCAGGCATGGCAAAAaccttggaaaaaaaaaaacaaattcgcATGTTTCAGGTTTGCTATCTACTTGTCAACCATGTGCatgttttagaaaagaaaacaatatataCCGTTTTCTCAGTTGCAATACGGAACCGACCATGGACGGAGATACCAGCTCCGCCTCCCATGACAATACcatttaaaattgaaatctataaagtcaaattttttttatagaaaacgaaTTAGGCAATTGAGTAATTCACTAAAAGAAACTACACCAAATCCAGATCTGGATCCTAGAATCAACTATCCAAATCCACACcgctatatatattttagacaaCATTTTGGAACGCACTTTTTTATCATAGGTAACAAGTGCtcgaaatttttaaataacattttttgtgGTATAGATATAtccttttatttattatataatatataattattataagtattattatatgtataatttaatatgaaaaaagGCCGGATATCCAATctttaaatcaaattatattttgatttattatatcCTATTTTGGACCCAGTTATATTCGCTTTTCCACCTCAACATACCTGAACTTTGCTATACGTGGCCATGAAATGGTCGAGCTTGTATTGTTCTGAGAAGAAATCCGCACCGACTCTCCATGACTTGCCTAATCCTCGAAAATAGAGATGACTGTGTAGAAGCTAAAAGCTAAGCAGGAAAAGAAAAATGGAAGGTGCTATATACCTTGTATGACGATGTCACGAAAAACAGGTAGAGGATCGCCACCAACACAAAAGGCTCTTCCCTGACCCTGTGGGAAAGATATTTAGTGTGTGCAAACCGGAAGAGATAAGGATACAGGTTACCTTTAGGATGACGATTTTCACATTAGGGTCTTCCTCATATTCAAGGAACAATTGCATCAACAGAGTGATCTAGAGAAGATTGATTCAAGCCAAATATGTAAACTAGTGCACGTACGatgggaaaaaaaaacaagggaaAAATTCAATACCATGTTGGAGTTTAGAGCATTCAGTTGCTTTGGTCTGTTTAGTGTCAAGATTCTAACACTAGATTTGTCGTCCACTAAAACCTGTTAATCAAATTGATTTAGGGAGAGATGATAAAAATTTGGCGTTGTAGATTGGTAGCAAAGAGGAGAAAAGAAACCTGAGTCTCCGAGGCCATTTCGACTTTATGTCGCTTCTTCCTTGCCTATTTCTTATCGAATTATGAGATGAATGATTCTTTTTAGAGACATTaagcatacatatatatagtgtttaaaattggtttgatttcattataaaaatcaaattcaaaTGTTACatcttcaaaataataattatgtgGTTTTCTAGACAGTCAATAATGAAGCTAATTATTTgttgtttattattaatatttgtatatatattttcacattagTTGATGTGATGGCCCTCTAAGATTATTTGGCTTTCTATGTGAAGTATTAGTACATCAAAAGTAGTGTaaattatagtatatatatattagtatacaCATGACTGGTAATTAGCTCTAATAAGT is drawn from Brassica rapa cultivar Chiifu-401-42 chromosome A05, CAAS_Brap_v3.01, whole genome shotgun sequence and contains these coding sequences:
- the LOC103868041 gene encoding 3-hydroxyisobutyryl-CoA hydrolase 1-like; this translates as MASETQVLVDDKSSVRILTLNRPKQLNALNSNMITLLMQLFLEYEEDPNVKIVILKGQGRAFCVGGDPLPVFRDIVIQGKSWRVGADFFSEQYKLDHFMATYSKVQISILNGIVMGGGAGISVHGRFRIATEKTVFAMPETELGLFPDVGASYFLSRLPGFFGEYVGLTGARLDGAEMLACGLATHFVPSSRLNALEADLCKVGSSDPVTFASAILNAYTKHPKLKQHSAYYRLDVIDRCFSRRTMEEIISALEKEATEKPNEWISATIRALKKASPASLKISLRSIREGRFQGVGQCLIREYRMVCHVLKREISKDFVEGCRAVVIDKDRNPKWEPRSLEEMKDNMVERYFERVDEEDGWEDLKLSPRKNLPALIIAKL